Proteins from a single region of Carassius carassius chromosome 25, fCarCar2.1, whole genome shotgun sequence:
- the LOC132103991 gene encoding ras-related GTP-binding protein C-like gives MSIEYEEQLAGSLVDSFPKDFGYGVDNMDMMQENLENSPSADNKPRILLMGLRRSGKSSIQKVVFHKMSPNETLFLESTNKICKDDISGSSFVNFHIWDFPGQVDFFDPTFDYEMIFRGTGALIFVIDAQDDYVEALGRLHLTVSRAFRVNPEINFEVFIHKVDGLSDDHKIETQRDIHQRANDDLADASLEKLHLSFYLTSIYDHSIFEAFSKVVQKLIPQLPTLENLLNIFISNSGIEKAFLFDVVSKIYIATDSSPVDMQSYELCCDMIDVVIDVSCIYGLKDDGNSNAYDKESLAIIKLNNTTVLYLKEVTKFLALVCILREESFERKGLIDYNFHCFRKAIHEVFEVSSSTQRTGAAVQSSPPSSSGNGLARLKSAALNGTPRSLV, from the exons ATGTCGATCGAGTACGAGGAGCAGCTAGCCGGAAGCCTGGTGGACTCTTTCCCTAAAGATTTCGGCTACGGTGTGGATAACATGGACATGATGCAGGAAAACCTGGAAAACTCTCCGTCTGCAGACAATAAACCCCGAATCCTGCTGATGGGACTGAGGCGCAGCGGGAAATCCTCCATCCAGAAG GTGGTGTTTCATAAGATGTCCCCGAATGAGACGCTCTTCCTGGAGAGCACCAACAAGATCTGCAAGGACGACATCTCTGGCAGTTCCTTCGTGAACTTTCACATATGGGACTTTCCGGGGCAGGTGGACTTTTTCGACCCCACATTCGATTACGAGATGATTTTCAGGGGCACTGGTGCGTTGATTTTCGTCATTGATGCTCAG GATGACTATGTAGAAGCATTAGGCCGACTACATCTGACAGTGTCGAGAGCATTCAGGGTGAACCCAGAGATCAATTTCGAGGTGTTTATACACAAGGTGGACGGTTTATCAGATGATCATAAGATAGAAACGCAGAGAGACATTCATCAGAGGGCTAATGATGATCTAGCTGACGCCAGTCTGGAAAAGCTTCACCTCAG TTTCTATCTCACCAGCATCTATGATCACTCCATATTTGAGGCCTTCAGTAAGGTGGTCCAGAAGCTCATCCCTCAACTGCCCACTCTGGAAAACCTCCTCAACATATTCATTTCT AATTCCGGGATTGAGAAAGCGTTCCTGTTCGATGTGGTCAGTAAAATCTACATCGCCACAGACAGCTCTCCAGTGGACATGCAGTCATACGAGCTCTGCTGTGACATGATCGATGTTGTCATCGACGTTTCATGTATTTACGG CCTAAAAGATGACGGCAATAGTAACGCTTATGATAAAGAGTCTCTAGCCATCATAAAGTTGAACAACACCACAGTGCTTTACCTGAAGGAGGTCACCAAGTTCCTGGCTCTGGTCTGCATCCTGAGAGAAGAGAGCTTTGAGAGAAAAG GTTTGATAGACTACAACTTCCACTGCTTTCGAAAGGCCATTCACGAGGTATTCGAGGTGAGCAGCTCCACCCAGAGGACAGGAGCGGCGGTGCAGTCCAGCCCACCCAGCAGCAGCGGTAACGGCCTGGCACGACTCAAATCTGCAGCGTTGAACGGTACACCCAGGAGCCTGGTTTAA